CAAAACTGCAAGCTGTGTGGGAACCAACGATCACCACCTTTGCCATCCTTCGACATCAAGAAGTCAATGTTTAGTGCGGCTCGTGGTCAAGGCTGTACTCCACCAAACTGCGGTAGTACTCGATCTATCTGGTACTACTTTATGACAGTAAAATATATCAACACTATCACAGACCTCCATAACGCCATATGCCGAGACTCCAATATCTCCGATGCACAACCTGAGCTACATCATGAGAGCTATACGGCATCTAAATGAACTGTGAATAGAAAAAGTTACGAAACGTCATCATTGATTATACCGCATTGCTAATCTAAGAGAGATTTTAATTATAAGGAGTGGTTGAAATACAAACATTCCCAGCTTGTAAAAGATCTATCCTGAGCCTACAAGTTGCAACTTGAGGTTCCTTCTCGCTCGCTGTAGGGTTGTGACCTGACCACCTGCAACCCACACCCAAGTTATCACTAAATGAAGCTAACACCAAATAATAGAATAGAAAAATTGTGAATAGGATAAAATAATAGCATATAATGAACCTAAAACCTAATAATTGTGACAAATAAAGCATTTGAATATAATAGTACCTCGAGGCCAAAGGCCAACCGAACGTATCATATACAGCGGGTCTGAATTTAGGAAACTGCCAGAAGATCCTTGACTGAAGCAGCTGTAACGGTCCGGGTAACTTCACCATGTGTCTGTTTGCCATACGGCACATGCAATGGTATAACCACAAGAGAGCAGCCGATCCCCAGCTGTACCCACCCATGTCCTCAAGCCTAGCTATATATGACAGCCACCTAATTTGAATGCGAGTACCAGACTTATCACCAAATAGCTGAGTCTCCAACAACATCATGATATAGGCCCAGGCATGCCTCCTAACAGTGGGCTCATCGGCTCCATCAGAAAGCTCTCCAAAATGTCTCTTGGAACCAACTGCAGTTCACTGCAAACTTCTAGATGCAGTTTGTAGGAGGCAATACACCCAGCAGCTCCTCGAACCACGCCCAAGCTGGGCGACCACCGTCGATGTACGTCTGAAAATCTGTCAGGCAACCACTAACATAATGTCCATTGATCGGCAGCCCTAACTGGTACGCCATATCCTGCAGTGTGATCATGCACTCCCCGAATGGCATATGAAATGTGTGCGTCTCTGGATGCCAGCGTTGCACGAGTGCACTAACCAGGGGCTCATCGAGCCTAAACCAGCTCTCGCTTAGCCTCGCAAGATGGTATAAATTGGCCATCTGCAAGTATGAAACGTACCTCTTGTCTAGGCGCATACCCTGCTGCCATCGCATGCTCGTGATACATCGGTGGAACTGCATAAAGAACGTATCACATTGTCTCTCAGCTCGGAACATATTTATACAACATCATTCACTAATGCATATCTTAATCCAAATAATACAACTTGTACTCTACTAAATAATGTTATGCGTTAAGATGGAAAATAACATCATATATACATCAAACTGGgcctaataaaaaaaatattttcttaaaaatagtataatattaacataaaaaatttacttcAATGATTACTATTCATGTTAACCAAAAAATCTTACTCTAAATAAGTTTCACCCTCCACTATCTTTACTACTCAtactttaattttctatttatttgtaATCACTAATAAACCACTAATATATCAACTCTATCAAACTTAACAACGGTAAATAATGACTACCATTATAACAAAccaaaagacaaaaatataaaaataacacatTAAATCCTATTTTAAAAGGAAAAGTGTAACATTTAAACTTTTAGCACATCATGGTCGTACCAAAAGTTCAGGCGTTACTTACCTTTAAAcctttttattatatactatctttgtttaatattgagccttcgcGAATACGAACTGATAATTTAATTAAGAACTCGAAAGGAGAGTTTATTTAAATCACTTAACCATAAAAGTATATATTCACATAGCTTTATATACATAGACTTATGTCAAAGAACCTCAATTACAAATCATACAcctctaaaaactaaaaacaataaatgatgaggggaaaataaattctaacaacTCAACTCGTGAATATAAATATACTCTGCTATGCTCCTATAGCTCCGCACTAAACTTTCGCACCTGTAGCTAAAAGGGGGGTGGAAATAGGGGGTAAGAACTGAGGAGTTCTTAGTAGGATGGGGTTGGAAGTTTAGttcattttatatatacttGGTCAGCAATAATAGTCAACAAGGGACAATCCAATTCAACAATTATAGAACACAGAATTCAAACAGCCATTTAGCACACTCACATTCACAAGAAACACACTCACAAACAAATGTGCGCAAACaaatatgatgcatgcctagtcctatacaggccatgagctcatatGTCGGTTTGTTGCCCGATTTCCGAAACTGGCCTGAGATAAGTGTTTCGTACCGCGATCCTTATCTCAACCAACATCTCCTCTATGAGTGTTACGTATCGCCGTCCTCATTGGGGAACCTTCTTTTCTGTCTCTAGTGAGCGTTACGCATCGCCATTCCCACTAGACACTTAGCACTAAGGCCCAAACAGCACTCAATTTCTTTTTAATCTTTGCTCTCTACTCTACTACAACAGAGACCTCTTTAATTAATATCTTCTTTTCTATCTGCTCTACTGTGGTAGACGTTCATCAAATTCTTTTAATCTTTgttctctgctctcctgtgACTGAGATTTCTTtaattaatacttttttttctatatGCTCTACTGTGGCAGACATTCATTAAAATCTTTTCAGTTACTACTCTCTGCTCTTCTGTGACAGATATCCTTTTACTTAATATATCCttctcttcttgttctttttcttttcttttctttctcatatttctcttatattttcttacttcttttctttctctcttcttttcttcaatcTTTTAATTCTTTATCATAATTCAGCTTCACACTCTTCCTTCACCTTTTCCTAATGTCTTGTGAAAAAGAATCATAAAATTCTTAAATCAACTGCGTCCTTTAAAGCTTTTAAGAGTTCTTCTATTTGCTCTTCTctaacttaaatatttttaataaaatgataacaataatataaatcTTAGTTTAAAtggtaaataatataaatataaataaatatatatatatatataaatatatatatattctttaaacttagtttataaaatcttatttttaaacttttattaatTACCTTCTAAATCACAAacttttgaatattttatttgtaaccttaatattttataaaattatatttggcATCTTCACTCGTtttcatatttataaaaataaccctaaacttttataaaataccTATTTTTACCTCGTACTTTATTTATTACCTAAAATATCCGTAAACTTATATAATTACAAATTGTACTTCagtttttatatacaaatacaatgttattcttcaaaaataaagtttaaatattAATCTTTCTCTTATAATAAAACCGAAACCCTTAGcccttttcttttaaaatattacttgtattttaatccgttttttttgaatttttcgcCTACCgatttttctcaaattttaatttaatattttaaccatcaaatttcatcaatttTCTCAAAATACTACATCAGAACAGTCCCAAAACCATTAAAACAATCACAGCTGAGCTGTTTCTCATAGCCGAACCAACAAATCACAAACAACAAGAATTCAACATAAACtcattcaaactcaaacaataatcaaccaaatcaacattcacttatcaaattcacatttaattattataaagttaCCAAACCCTACATTCGTACGAAATCAAAACCACAAAAACTCCGGAGAAGCCTTTTTGATCGAGCTgctaaagaagaaaatgtcaGAAATCGTCTATGCATCCTAGAACTCCAATTGGTCGAACTCAAGGGAAATAGGAGCTAAGTCACTCTCAATTTCTTCCGAACAAAAATGACACTAACATGTAGAGGAGAAAGATATGAACACTTTTATcatattagattttttattggagttatgAATTTCAATAAATCGAATGCCGAAGGTCAGAAGTTTCATAATttctcattctctctctctcaagaAATCGAACGTCTAAACTGTGTGTAATTCGAAACAACCTGTTTTAAATTACTATGTGTAGCAAATAGTAGGCTAGTTCGAATTAGACTAATTCGACCTAGGGTGAGGCACGTGTGTAGAATATCCCTTCTAAGAACAGTAGaacacaaaccctaaaccctattGTCATTCTCAGCTCCCTCCTCACTCTCAGGCTTTCAGCGGGAGAACGGCGCTCTCCTCGATACTCCACTCCTTGTCTCCGCCCTCCTCCAGCTCCGTCGCCAGTGCCACTCACCAGCACGCCGTCTGCGCCTCTAGCACCATCGTCGCCCCAGCAACCCAGCACGCGTCTGCTCTTCCTCCGACAACGTCTGCTCCTCCGTTTTCCCTCCAGCCCCTCCTACGTGCATCAGGAaatcaaaagatttttttaatactaaatGTAAGATTTAATTAcatttatttcaaattaaaaattattgaactttttttttaaatttgtttaaacTAAGAACTCTCCTATTGACCATTGATTCAAGAAATTTAATGTTATTCACTAAAAATATTCATTTCCAGGACAATGATTCTTCTGACCttgttaatttttatgtaaatattGTTTATTATCCTTTGCCGTTTGTGTTTCCATTTAACTGATTTTGCAAAATCCAATTTATTTGAGTTTGTTCATCTAAGCTTAGAAGccaaaagattttgagattgcGTCCTTTTTGACTGAAACATTCAACAATCCAACAGTTTAGCTGCAAGATACAATAATATAAATCAGTATTAGAAGAGGAAAAAAATTATCACCATTGTTGCTGTTCGGGGGAAGCTCTTAAACAAATAGGAATATCGTTGCTGTTTGTTATGGATTTATTTGTGTTTCCTTATGCATGCACATTGCTTTTTCATTGATCATAGGAAAAAATGTCTTAGTGACAATTAGTTTGAGTTTTAATgcattttttatgtaaaattttgtattttccTAATTATTGTATCATCCACTGGTTGAACTAATGACCATATGCTGATATGCCTCAACATTGTTAATCACTTTGTCAAGATTTATAACCACTTTTGTCTTTTCCATTGCTTGCAGAAAGAAAAACCAATAATTTTCAGTTTTGGTGGATAAGAAGAGGCTTCATCAATGGGTAAGAGGAAGGAAAGGATTCACAATCCGGAGCCGTTTGTCCCTGATGGCACTGAGTCTGTGAAGTCGAAAAAGCGTACGAAAGCTCCCAAACAGCACCAGAAGGAAGCCAAGTTGATTGCTTCGAACATCACCTCAAAGATCATGAAGGAAGCTTTGATTCAGCAGAAGGAGgttgaggaggaggaggaggagcagGAGCAGAATGCCAAGAGTTCCTTCCATAGAATTGAAGAGCCGCCCGTGGTCATTGAAGATGAGGATGGCGATATCGATAACTTTGAAGGATTTGATGAGCCGCAGAGCCACTTTGCTGGATATGAAGTGAGTGGACGCTCTCATTGATGCAAATTCCTCATGTGTAGCACTTTTGAGAAATTAGGAACTTTGAATGCCCTGCATCTTGAAGTGCAAATTGTTATATGCCTATTTATATTGGTGAACTATTTTGGACTAAATTAGGAATTTAGGAGTATCCAGCCTGTGTTGAATGTGCCCTAACAGTGTGTTTGATTGTTCCTTGTTCACAATATTGAAATTCAGGAGACTATTAATGAGGAGGACGAGAGAATAATAGATACTTTCTTGTCAAAGCAGCCGGGTCGGCAGAAAACACTTGCGGATCTCATTGTTGAAAGGATAAAAGAAAAGGATGGTTCTGTTGCTTTGGGTATCATTAAAATTCATCCACTTTTCCTTTTTGACTTTTGTTGTTACCTTTTCTTTTGAGGTTTGATTTTTATTCTTTCTCATTATTTATGATTTTGTTCTTTGTCCAGAAAATCAATCGGTACCTAAATTGGACCAGTCTGTAATTGACTTATACAAGGGGTAATTGCGAATCCAATTCAATTTTCTATGTTGATATAGAGTTCAAATGGACAACTTCCTTTGTATTGAGATTGTTAGCGCCTTGTTTTGTGCTTTTGATATCATGCCCAACTGATTTTGTCTAATTTTCTCTTTGCAGAGTGGGGACAATACTTAGCACATATACGTCTGGAAAAATACCCAAGGCAATCAAACCCATCCCTTCCATGCCACAATGGGAGGAGATATTGTATCTGACCGAACCTGAGAATTGGTCACCACATGCTTTCTATCAAGTAACTAGGATTTTTGCTTCTAATTTAAATGCGAAAAAGGCAGAACGGTTCTACAAACTTGTCTTGCTTCCAAGAGTGAGAGAAGAtataaggaaaaataaaaagctgcATGAAAGTGTATATCATACTCTCAAAAAGGCATTTTACAAACCTGGTGCATTCTTTAAGGGAATTTTGTTACCACTGTGTGAGGTATGCAGTTATTTATACTTTGCATTGCATTGACCTTTTTGTGATATGCAATGCAAAATTGATTTGAACATATAGTAATATTCTTAAAGCTTTTGGCACATTTGAagacttttttatttctaaatttcaaGCAGTTTAAAAGAGCAATTTATATCAGGATTAATTTGGGTTTAAGTTCTATATAATGTACAAAAAACATTTAGGTTTTATATAATGAACAAAAACATTTACGTTTGTTAATGATCATAATTCGTTATTTAGTTATTGGAGTCAAATAAGATTTATAATACAAGCTTGCATGAACTATACTACCAATGCAATCTACAACTCAATATGTTAATTCATTTTTCTTGTGAAAATTTACAATATTTTTCTCCTACAGTCTTGCACATGCACGGTTAGGGAAGCAGTCATTATTGGAAGTGTCATGGAAAAGGTTTCTATTCCTTCATTCCATTCTAGGTATGTGAACTTTGTCAATTATTCCTTGTGAAGTTTTTATAGTTCACTAAAATTTGTTGTATAGTGGTTTTTTTTAGTTGGTTTCTTGGACTTTAGTTGGAGGAGAATAGCATTATTGGAGAAAGGATAGTGTAATTATTTACGTTCCCTTTGATATTTGATGCTGTTGATTGTTTGATGGATGTTTGGATTTCCAGAGGCATCTAATTAAAAGAGTGGTGGTGCTATTTAGCGGTGTTGGCCATTATTCAAAAATCAGTAGTGGAATGTGAGGGGTGAAGTTTTAGGGAGAAGTTTATAATGTTCAATAATTGGTTTGTGTATTTGTGCTCTTCAAGGCATGATGCACCTTAGCAAGATGCATGGTGGACATTGCCCAAATTTAAACCATGATGTGGGTTgacataaatattattattgcaAAACAGTTTGATGTCAGCTTTGAGCGGTAACAACAAAAGGAAATCAATCTTGTTATACAATATTATAGTGGCAGGATAGCCTTGCGTTTGCTGCTAGTCAACGTTTGAGAATTTACTGTTAATATTGGATACCTGGTGCAAAAATTTTCATGTAGAATATGCCAGAAGTTTGAATGAGTAtaaattgatttgtttgaatgCAAGACTCACCTAAAACTCTCAATCTATTTACAGTGCTGTGCTATTGAGGCTGCTAAGGATGGAATACTGTGGCACCACAAGGTATTTACTTTTGTaaccatttatttattttgataacaAAAGATTTTATTAGGACATAAAAGAgcaaatagaaagaaagaaaaaggaaaatagatccacccaaataaaaaaaaaaaaaaccatgaAAAAAATTACATCAGTGGGTAAGTGGGTTATATCTTTCTAGTCTCAAAATGTTTGAGTGAAAGTCCTCTGAAGACTATGTGCTTTACACTAAATAGATACTAGATGCCTTGTTCTATCTCAGATAGAGCATAATTTGTTTAGATATATATGCATATATTTCCAAAGGTTTTGTCTCTTGCTCTTTCTCCCTATGCCCATATACATGTTCATAAGATGCATACATAACGACAATATCATCAATTGTGAattgttatattaaaaaaatgaaataaaggtagtctttaataattaatgaattgatattaatattaataattaataaataatataatataattcaCTAGAAAATGTTACATGTAACATCAAAGTTTGGGGTTATAACTAGGAGTAGGAGGTTCGAATATTGGAAATGGAGTGAAGTTCTTGTTGGGAGGGACAGAGCCACCCCTCCTTTGGGACCTCTACAGATTGAGTTGGATTAATTGGATTCTCCATAATAGGGCCTAGTGAACCAATGGTCTTCTCCCAAAACATTGGATTCAAAATATGTGGGTCAGCCTTAATGCATTCCGATTTAATTATGTGCTCTGTTCATGTCTTAAATGATATAGCACTATAAATCGTCTGATCAAAATAGCATTTCTTCCTTAATATGTCATGGCAATTAATTGTGGTAATCATTGCAGCTATTTCATAAAGATTTTATTGGAGAAGAAATATGCCTTGCCATATCGGGTTGTTGATGCAGCAGTGGCTCACTTTATGAGATTTCTTGATGACATTAGAATAATGCCTGTTATATGGCACCAGTCACTTCTTGCATTTGTGCAGAGGTCAGTGATTTGTCATTTTCCTTGATTATTTGATATCAATGTTTCCTCCCACTTGGTTAATGTTTTAGAAAATACTTTTTTGTGTTATTAAATGTTCTTAGAGTCTTGATGTCCATCAATTTGTTGCCTTGTATGCTTCCCATGTGCTCACACGCTAATTTGTTGTCTATGCCTTAATAATCTACTCTGTCCAGCAGGCCTTCTAATCTAATATTCTACATCGATGTCTCTTTCAGGTACAAAAATGAGCTGCTAAAGGAAGACAAGGATAACTTAAGGATTCTACTTGAAAAGCAAAAGCACAGATTAGTGAGTTCTGTAACCCTGATTGGGCTGCTTTCCCTGCGTTTTTGGTTTCTGGTTATAATTTACTTTCCCTTGCTACAGATTACACCTGAAATTATGAGAGAGCTGAACCACAGCCGAAACCGAGGTGAAAAGGAGGAAGATGTCATGTCAATTTATATCCTTTTGTTAAGAGTCTCTAAATGTTGAggttgcaaaaaaaaaaaaaaaaaattctgttATATGAATAATTTATAGTGGGAAAAGATGAGCATAAACTTTTGCAAGACAAGCTAATTAACTTTTGCACTCCGGCTATTGCATGGACAGTTTTTAAGCAATTTTCAATATTGAGAAATAAGGAATCATGTTTTAAGCGAAACATGTCTAGCTCTAAATATTTATGGAACCACCTAATTATGATTTTGTTTGTCCTTTTATACCTCCCGCCGTACATGTTATTTCCTTGACACACCCAGTACCTTTGCCGATGTCTGTGATTATCAAGCCCATCCAAGAAGATCGTTTTGATATTCCAGAGGTTCCAATGGAGGAGGACTAAGTTGTTGTTGTATGGATCTGGTACAATCTTTAGATTGtgttatattagtaatttgttTCAAGTTGCAATGCTGTTGTTAGTTGTTACTGATTCATCTTTTTGTGAAGTTGTGTTGATTAATTGTTGGTTGattgaataaatattttatacgaCAATAGTGTAACAGGAGTTTGGATCCTCTGTAGTGAATGAGGATAATTTGTTGGTTGATTGAATAAATATTTGATATGACAATAGCATTTTACAATTTAAGCTTCCATAGCATAATTTGTTGGTTTAATCATTACTAAATAGTAAATACTGCCTAGTGTGtgtacttttttaattttatatatcatATCGGCATTGAGTTCTGGATTAAATAGGTTATTTATTTTCCTTCCAAAACTTTTGGTGAATGTATGTGTTGGTTTAGCTTTTGTACAATCTTGAATCTTcaccttttatttatttagatatttaatttagattttgaAGCCTTGAAATGCTAATTTTACATCGCAGGTCATTGCTGTTTTGTTTTTTGGAGAGAACAAGAGTTTGGACTTGCAGTCATCTTGAATCAGTGGGTGGCTTTGCAGCTATAGTATTACAGTACTGTTGGATGGTATATTATATTGAAAGTTTTGCTTCGAGGTTTTGACACATGGAAATTCACTGGATCTACTTAGAACAGTATCATTTTCCATTAGAGTAGCAAAAATGCAAAATATAATTCAACATGTTAAAGGCAAAattactataatttttttttaatgtcagttttcttttatttccatTTTGAAGGATATATTAGTCCCTAGGGTGGCAGGTGGCTGCACATTGTGTTACTGCTACCGCCAATTTTGGTCCATAACTTGAATATTGTTAaatgttatttatattttacttCTAGGCAAACACAACTATAGATGAGTGTAAGAGTGTTTGTCCAAATGCTGAAGTTGTAATTAATTGAAGTTTTGCGTGGCATTGACCGTGCTGATATGTGATGAATAGACGCATGGATAACATCTGAGAAAATGTTCTTTCTCTGTAAGTTGAGGAAGCTGTCATTTTTATCACAGAAGCCTGCCGTGGATCGATATCCACCTATCAAAGCGTTTGCAAATTCTCCAAGCTTTTACTATTTTTTCTTTGTCACCCACCAGTGTTTTGTTACTCATTCTCTTCATAAATCGCAAAGATGAATTGCATTTCTAACAATGTTTGCCAAagtttatatcaaaattttatttctaaatttttttagaatatatatttaatatttagtctgttttttttgcatttttaaattttttaggaGTTTATTTGTAGTTAGTATATTTTGGGAATTATTTTTGTCAGCAATATAAATTTTCTAGTACTATTTTTCTATCATGTGGTGATCAAACAATacctacatgtaaacggtctgtAAACATAATACATGACAGAGCTTAAGAGTTCAATAACGTCGTTTGATTTATGTAGCTGATCTCATTTAATGGGACAAAGTTTTGTTGTTTCTGTTTGTATTTTGATAGTTTATTCGTATATTTAGTCTTCAACTCATTAGCGAGATTTATAACTTACAGCCACATCGATTTAATTCCATATTCAATTCACATTTTGTTATCAATTGCAACGATGATGGGTGCTTTTGGTATTCTATTAAATTTGTTGTCTTTGGTGTGATTTATGCACTTACTAAAATAAATCAATACTTATTATTTGTTATTGTGATTTACTTGTTTATTCCTAAATAACTCGTTGCTACTGTGATTTACCCATTAAAAAAAGGATAAGTATGATTTTAGTCCCCCAATGTAGAggctgaaaatttattttgtctcTGATATTTTTTTCGCTTCAAAATGGTCtccaaaattttatttcattttaaaatcgtccttcaGACAAAAATACCTTCCTTCTCCCTTCATCCCAAAATCAACCACATGGTCACCATCATCATCAGAAAAATCAAGCAACGTGCACTttaaacaataatcaacaactagaaatttcacaaaaaatcCAGTTCAGAAATGGTGGTGGTGCAGGGAGGCAGGGCATCATCATCAGAAAATTCAAACAACATGCACTTTGAAcaataatcaacaaattcagcaacaacaatattccaaattcaaatttcagcaacaacaatattccacaacaaattttacaaaaatattcaaaatttcacaaaaaatcCAATTCACAGAAAAAAGGTGCGGTGCGGCAGGACGGCAGGGcggcgaagaagaagaagaagacgaagaagaagaagctggtGGTGGGGTGCGGTGCGGCAGGCGGCAGGGCGGCAGAGTGGCGGTGCGGTGGTGCGGTGGTGTGGCGGTGTGGCGgtaagaagaagaagcggcgGGCGGCGGTGTGGTGGCATGGCGTCCCCCTTCTCTCCCCCCTCCACCctcccccttctttctttctctcttctcttctctgtatccctttctttctttctttttttattttat
This sequence is a window from Arachis stenosperma cultivar V10309 chromosome 10, arast.V10309.gnm1.PFL2, whole genome shotgun sequence. Protein-coding genes within it:
- the LOC130957134 gene encoding bystin-like, translated to MGKRKERIHNPEPFVPDGTESVKSKKRTKAPKQHQKEAKLIASNITSKIMKEALIQQKEVEEEEEEQEQNAKSSFHRIEEPPVVIEDEDGDIDNFEGFDEPQSHFAGYEETINEEDERIIDTFLSKQPGRQKTLADLIVERIKEKDGSVALENQSVPKLDQSVIDLYKGVGTILSTYTSGKIPKAIKPIPSMPQWEEILYLTEPENWSPHAFYQVTRIFASNLNAKKAERFYKLVLLPRVREDIRKNKKLHESVYHTLKKAFYKPGAFFKGILLPLCESCTCTVREAVIIGSVMEKVSIPSFHSSAVLLRLLRMEYCGTTSYFIKILLEKKYALPYRVVDAAVAHFMRFLDDIRIMPVIWHQSLLAFVQRYKNELLKEDKDNLRILLEKQKHRLITPEIMRELNHSRNRGEKEEDVMSISLPMSVIIKPIQEDRFDIPEVPMEED